In the genome of Campylobacter concisus, one region contains:
- the ligA gene encoding NAD-dependent DNA ligase LigA — translation MTKQEYERAVETLNAWAKAYYDDDEPLASDEEYDALYHAVLDYEQANPSEISIFSPTKRVGGTVKEGFSKANHIKRMWSMEDIFDLAELDAWLKRGDKENLTFVAEPKFDGASLNLLYENGVLVRAITRGDGVTGEDVTQNAKTINSVLKSIDYKGLIEIRGEVVIKKEDFELLNAERAKNGEAPLSNPRNAAAGSLRQLDSAVTAKRKLLFIPWGVGEHTLGLKDHSEVMKFVRDLGFERDDFFKILTKDELEAAYNELLANRDSKSVMMDGMVIRVNDLARCEELGYTVKFPKFMVAFKFPAIEKVTRLKDVALQVGRSGVVTPVGVLDEVNIDGANVKSATLHNFDEIERLGVMKNDYIGIIRSGDVIPKITKVYKDRRDGSEEAIDRPKFCPVCGSHLLDEGVFVKCQNLSCRARVVGSIIHYASKKCLNIDGLGDAIVNLLFDKGLISCIKDIYGLKFDDLMVLEGFKEKKVNNLLNAIEASKGVELARFITGLGCEHIGEVAAKKLASSFGLGWLDASFEELVSLEGFGVEMANSLIDFAEVNRAEILALSQIVQPSVTQAQSISNALSGKTVVITGTLSRPRDEIKAELESFGAKVSSSVSKKTDFVLAGEEAGSKLEKANELGVRVIDESEYERLKLEV, via the coding sequence ATGACAAAACAAGAGTATGAAAGAGCGGTAGAGACGCTAAATGCGTGGGCAAAGGCCTACTACGACGATGACGAGCCACTTGCAAGCGACGAGGAATACGACGCGCTATATCACGCGGTGCTTGATTATGAGCAGGCAAATCCAAGCGAAATTTCTATCTTTTCACCTACAAAACGCGTGGGCGGCACCGTAAAAGAGGGCTTTAGTAAGGCTAATCACATCAAACGCATGTGGAGTATGGAAGATATTTTTGATCTAGCCGAGCTTGATGCGTGGCTAAAGCGTGGCGATAAAGAGAATTTGACCTTTGTGGCTGAGCCAAAATTTGATGGAGCGAGCTTAAATTTGCTTTATGAAAACGGCGTTTTGGTTAGGGCAATTACTAGGGGTGATGGCGTTACGGGCGAGGACGTGACGCAAAATGCAAAGACGATAAATTCTGTTTTAAAGAGCATTGATTACAAAGGGCTAATTGAAATCAGGGGCGAGGTCGTTATAAAAAAAGAAGATTTTGAGCTTCTAAACGCAGAGCGCGCAAAAAATGGCGAGGCGCCGCTTTCAAACCCTAGAAATGCAGCTGCCGGAAGCCTAAGACAGCTTGATAGCGCGGTAACTGCAAAAAGAAAGCTACTTTTCATACCTTGGGGCGTGGGCGAGCATACTCTTGGGCTAAAAGATCACAGCGAGGTGATGAAATTTGTGCGTGATCTTGGCTTTGAAAGAGATGATTTTTTTAAAATTTTAACAAAAGATGAGCTTGAGGCTGCATACAACGAGCTTTTAGCAAATCGTGACTCAAAGAGCGTGATGATGGATGGAATGGTGATACGTGTAAACGACCTTGCGCGCTGTGAAGAGCTGGGCTATACGGTTAAATTTCCAAAATTTATGGTGGCGTTTAAATTTCCAGCTATTGAAAAGGTGACTAGGCTAAAAGATGTCGCACTTCAGGTTGGCAGAAGTGGCGTAGTAACGCCTGTTGGCGTGCTTGACGAGGTAAATATCGATGGAGCTAATGTAAAATCAGCCACGCTTCATAACTTTGATGAAATAGAGCGCCTTGGTGTCATGAAAAACGACTATATCGGCATCATCCGCTCAGGTGATGTTATACCAAAGATAACAAAGGTTTATAAGGATAGGCGCGATGGCAGCGAAGAGGCGATAGATAGGCCAAAATTTTGTCCAGTTTGTGGCTCGCACCTACTTGATGAAGGGGTCTTTGTAAAGTGTCAAAATTTAAGCTGCAGGGCAAGAGTGGTTGGCTCAATAATTCACTACGCATCGAAAAAATGCCTAAATATAGACGGCCTTGGCGATGCGATCGTAAATTTGTTATTTGATAAGGGACTGATCTCTTGCATAAAAGATATCTACGGCCTTAAATTTGATGATCTCATGGTGCTTGAGGGATTTAAGGAGAAAAAGGTAAATAACCTTTTAAACGCTATCGAAGCCAGTAAAGGTGTGGAGCTAGCGCGCTTCATTACGGGGCTTGGCTGCGAGCACATTGGCGAAGTGGCAGCTAAAAAGCTAGCAAGTAGTTTTGGGCTGGGCTGGCTTGATGCTAGTTTTGAAGAGCTTGTCTCGCTTGAGGGCTTTGGCGTGGAGATGGCAAACAGCTTGATAGACTTTGCCGAGGTAAATAGAGCAGAAATTTTAGCCCTTAGCCAGATCGTGCAGCCAAGCGTGACGCAGGCGCAGAGCATCTCAAATGCGCTAAGTGGCAAAACGGTCGTGATAACTGGCACGCTAAGTCGCCCAAGAGATGAGATAAAGGCGGAGCTTGAGAGTTTTGGTGCAAAGGTTTCAAGCTCAGTTTCTAAAAAAACGGACTTTGTCTTAGCCGGCGAGGAGGCTGGCAGTAAGCTAGAAAAAGCAAATGAGCTAGGCGTGCGAGTGATCGATGAGAGCGAATATGAGAGGCTAAAACTTGAGGTTTGA
- the cmoA gene encoding carboxy-S-adenosyl-L-methionine synthase CmoA, whose product MRDEIFKEPISKQFEFDDFVASVFDDMISRSVPFYDVSSNLNAKLLAKILPKDASVCDLGCSTANSLLLLNNLRNDLVLSGVDNSEAMLANAKNKAKAYGAKIKFLLDDILKCELAGFDAVLANYTLQFIRPPKRADLVQKIYNGLNENGVFLFSEKIIFEDKKLTKSVIEIYEDYKQAQGYSRYEIAQKREALENVLVPYTEEENRNLALNAGFKRVESTFKWGNFMSFLAFK is encoded by the coding sequence ATGAGAGATGAAATTTTTAAAGAGCCTATAAGCAAGCAGTTTGAATTTGATGACTTTGTGGCGAGCGTTTTTGATGATATGATCTCGCGCTCGGTGCCATTTTACGATGTGAGCTCAAATCTAAACGCAAAGCTGCTAGCTAAAATTTTGCCAAAAGATGCAAGCGTATGCGATCTTGGCTGCTCGACGGCAAATAGCTTGCTTTTACTAAATAACCTTAGAAACGACCTCGTGCTAAGTGGCGTGGATAACTCTGAAGCTATGCTAGCAAATGCCAAAAATAAGGCAAAAGCTTATGGAGCAAAGATAAAATTTTTGCTTGATGATATTTTAAAGTGTGAGCTAGCGGGCTTTGATGCAGTTTTGGCAAACTATACTTTGCAGTTTATCAGACCACCAAAAAGGGCAGATCTAGTGCAAAAAATTTATAACGGACTAAATGAAAATGGAGTCTTTTTATTTAGTGAAAAGATCATCTTTGAAGATAAAAAACTTACTAAAAGCGTCATAGAAATTTACGAGGACTACAAGCAGGCGCAAGGCTACTCACGCTATGAGATCGCCCAAAAAAGAGAGGCGCTTGAAAACGTGTTGGTGCCATATACCGAAGAAGAAAATAGAAATTTAGCCCTAAATGCTGGCTTTAAGCGTGTCGAGAGCACATTTAAATGGGGAAATTTTATGAGCTTTTTGGCGTTTAAATAA
- the rpsO gene encoding 30S ribosomal protein S15: MALDSAKKAQIVAKFARKEGDTGSPEVQIALLTARITELTEHLKIFKKDFSSRLGLLKLVGQRKRLLKYLKNKDYTTYSKLISELGLRDK; the protein is encoded by the coding sequence ATGGCTTTGGATTCGGCTAAAAAAGCTCAAATAGTTGCGAAATTCGCTAGAAAAGAGGGAGATACAGGCTCTCCAGAAGTTCAAATAGCTCTTTTAACAGCTAGAATAACTGAACTTACAGAACACCTTAAAATTTTCAAAAAAGACTTTTCATCACGCTTAGGTCTTTTAAAACTAGTTGGTCAAAGAAAAAGACTTTTAAAGTATCTTAAAAACAAAGACTACACTACATATTCAAAACTAATCTCTGAGCTTGGCTTAAGAGATAAATAA
- a CDS encoding molybdopterin oxidoreductase family protein, translating to MKEGKVICPYCGTGCQVTLHVENNVVRAATGVEDNPVNQGNLCLKGFYGWDYVASPDRLTKPLIRKKNGVFSKDGDFEEASWDEALDLVVEKMKETKAKYGPDALAGNFSARCTLEDNYVAQKLMRAVIGTNNVDHCARIUHAPTVAGLAKTIGNGAATNSFTEIGTYSNCILMIGSNPENGHPIAAMHIQRALNRGAKLIVIDPIKTEFASRADIHLQLEPEHNIPVINALLYTIIEEGLVNEEFVRDHTIGIEYVKEAVKDYAPEVVAKYTRLNPEDIRAAARMYATTKPAVITHGMGVTHFNHGVGGVCDVSNLFLITGNICELGTGDLPLRGQENVQGCCDMGVLPNIFPNLGSVTDPEQRAWFEKMWHLEPGFLSSKIGVHKTEVPDAILDGKVHFFWTIGENPVISEPNTNHFLKGIAHVDFYVVQDLFLTETSLKADVILPGVASSEKEGLYTNAERRVQHNEAVITPPGDARQDWWIVCEIARRLGATEGFNFNSPEEIWEEVRKCDPRRYGGMSYYRIKKYHGLHWPCPNEDDMGGQSLYLDKKFFTPDGKGRFVPCLFVDKADKIESAKLEFAKKMNMSPEYPIMAGSVDEKTDDEYPIQLLTTRKVYQYTVGTMTRRSRAIEEGGDSIGPIAEMNPALAARYGLKQGDFIKAWSRYGYIVVKAEVTDIVPDGIIQMTFHYWESSCNELTSSGWDYISKTPTFKAAIQIKKIDEEEFLRVRELKREKFQTSKIIYDDFHHHGNAAINE from the coding sequence ATGAAAGAAGGCAAAGTCATCTGTCCTTATTGTGGGACAGGCTGTCAAGTAACCTTGCATGTGGAAAACAATGTCGTTCGTGCCGCCACTGGCGTTGAAGACAATCCAGTCAATCAAGGAAATTTATGTTTAAAAGGCTTTTATGGCTGGGATTACGTTGCAAGTCCAGATAGACTCACAAAACCATTAATTAGAAAGAAAAATGGCGTATTTTCAAAGGATGGTGATTTTGAGGAAGCCAGCTGGGACGAGGCGCTTGATCTTGTCGTAGAAAAAATGAAAGAAACCAAAGCAAAATATGGTCCAGACGCATTAGCTGGAAATTTCTCAGCACGTTGTACACTTGAGGACAACTACGTTGCTCAAAAACTAATGCGCGCAGTAATTGGCACAAATAACGTCGATCACTGCGCTAGAATTTGACACGCTCCGACAGTAGCAGGACTTGCTAAAACAATCGGAAACGGAGCTGCCACAAATAGCTTTACAGAGATTGGCACTTATAGTAACTGTATATTAATGATAGGCTCAAACCCAGAAAATGGTCACCCAATCGCAGCTATGCACATCCAAAGAGCGCTAAACCGCGGTGCAAAACTGATCGTTATCGACCCTATTAAGACTGAGTTTGCAAGTAGAGCCGATATCCACTTGCAGCTAGAGCCTGAGCACAACATCCCTGTTATAAACGCGCTTCTTTATACTATCATCGAAGAAGGCCTTGTAAATGAAGAATTTGTAAGAGATCACACAATAGGCATTGAGTATGTCAAAGAAGCTGTAAAAGACTATGCTCCAGAGGTCGTGGCTAAATACACAAGGCTAAATCCAGAGGATATCAGAGCAGCTGCTAGAATGTACGCTACCACAAAGCCAGCTGTCATCACTCACGGTATGGGCGTAACTCACTTTAACCACGGCGTTGGCGGAGTTTGCGATGTGTCAAATTTATTCTTGATCACCGGCAACATCTGTGAGCTTGGCACAGGCGACTTACCACTAAGAGGCCAAGAGAATGTTCAAGGCTGCTGCGATATGGGCGTTTTGCCAAATATCTTCCCAAATCTTGGCTCAGTCACTGATCCAGAGCAAAGAGCTTGGTTTGAAAAAATGTGGCACCTAGAACCTGGATTTTTGAGCTCAAAAATAGGCGTTCACAAAACCGAAGTACCTGATGCGATCCTTGATGGCAAAGTGCATTTCTTCTGGACTATCGGCGAAAATCCGGTCATCTCTGAGCCAAATACAAACCACTTCCTAAAAGGTATCGCTCATGTTGATTTCTACGTCGTGCAAGATCTATTCTTAACTGAGACTTCACTAAAAGCTGACGTCATACTTCCAGGCGTTGCAAGTAGCGAGAAAGAAGGACTTTATACAAACGCAGAGCGCCGCGTACAGCACAACGAAGCAGTCATCACACCTCCAGGAGATGCTAGACAAGACTGGTGGATCGTTTGCGAGATCGCACGTCGTTTAGGAGCAACTGAGGGCTTTAACTTCAACTCACCAGAAGAAATTTGGGAAGAAGTTAGAAAATGCGACCCAAGACGATATGGCGGTATGAGTTATTATCGTATCAAAAAATATCACGGACTACATTGGCCATGTCCAAATGAAGATGACATGGGTGGTCAAAGCCTCTATCTTGATAAGAAATTTTTCACACCTGATGGCAAAGGTCGTTTTGTGCCATGCCTCTTTGTGGATAAGGCCGATAAGATCGAGAGCGCAAAACTTGAGTTTGCTAAGAAGATGAATATGTCGCCTGAGTATCCTATCATGGCTGGCTCAGTCGATGAAAAGACTGACGATGAGTATCCGATACAGCTTCTAACCACTAGAAAGGTCTATCAATACACAGTTGGCACTATGACAAGACGCTCACGAGCGATCGAAGAAGGCGGAGATAGCATCGGACCTATCGCCGAAATGAATCCAGCACTTGCAGCAAGATACGGACTAAAACAAGGTGACTTTATCAAAGCTTGGAGTAGATACGGCTACATCGTCGTAAAAGCTGAAGTGACTGACATCGTGCCTGATGGCATCATACAGATGACTTTCCACTACTGGGAGAGCTCTTGCAACGAGCTAACAAGCAGCGGTTGGGACTACATCAGTAAGACTCCGACATTTAAAGCAGCTATCCAGATCAAAAAGATCGATGAAGAGGAATTTTTACGAGTTCGCGAGCTAAAACGCGAGAAATTCCAAACTTCAAAGATCATCTACGACGACTTCCACCACCACGGAAACGCAGCGATAAATGAGTAA
- a CDS encoding bifunctional riboflavin kinase/FAD synthetase yields the protein MPNFSTLLTKDNITAVAIGHFDGVHRGHKQLLKQLGEFGGLVVIDKNKANITPKLKRAEYSNYPCFLYDFDTIKGLSGEEFITLLKHDFKNLKKIVVGFDFRFGRNRAWDKHDLKRIFDGEVVVVDEVCYDGMGVHSSSIRELIRQGNIEEANRLIGREYSIEGNVIKGQGIGAKELVATLNLEIKSYLLPREGVYATRTRMGSYTYGSVTFIGNRLSTDGNFSVETHILDEVAPKVTKHVAVCFIKRLRDNKKFNNLSELKEQIKHDINEARQCVGVCDLFFGETMRYFDGYGAGI from the coding sequence ATGCCGAATTTTTCTACGCTTTTAACAAAAGATAACATCACTGCCGTTGCGATCGGGCACTTTGACGGCGTGCATAGAGGGCATAAACAGCTTTTAAAGCAGCTAGGCGAGTTTGGCGGACTTGTCGTGATCGATAAAAATAAAGCCAACATCACGCCAAAGCTAAAGCGAGCGGAGTACTCAAACTATCCTTGCTTTTTGTATGATTTTGACACCATTAAAGGGCTTAGTGGTGAGGAATTTATCACATTGCTAAAACATGATTTTAAAAATTTAAAAAAGATCGTTGTTGGCTTTGATTTTAGATTTGGCAGAAACAGAGCGTGGGACAAGCACGATCTGAAAAGAATTTTTGATGGCGAGGTAGTGGTCGTTGATGAGGTTTGTTATGACGGCATGGGCGTGCATAGCTCATCCATCAGAGAGCTGATACGCCAAGGTAACATCGAAGAGGCAAACAGGCTAATAGGCAGGGAGTACTCGATTGAGGGCAATGTGATAAAAGGGCAGGGCATCGGTGCAAAGGAGCTAGTTGCAACGCTAAATTTAGAGATCAAAAGCTATCTTTTGCCGCGCGAGGGCGTCTATGCGACAAGAACTAGGATGGGCTCATACACATATGGCTCGGTCACTTTTATAGGCAACAGGCTTAGCACGGATGGAAATTTTAGTGTCGAGACGCACATCTTAGACGAGGTCGCGCCAAAAGTAACGAAGCACGTTGCCGTTTGCTTCATAAAACGCCTAAGAGATAATAAAAAATTTAATAATCTTAGCGAGCTAAAAGAGCAGATAAAGCACGATATAAACGAGGCTAGGCAGTGTGTGGGCGTGTGCGATCTTTTCTTTGGAGAGACGATGAGATACTTTGACGGATATGGAGCTGGTATATGA
- a CDS encoding TlyA family RNA methyltransferase, protein MRFDNYVASVLNISRNKASELIKSGKVLSNGEICTKVSSEVSEAKISLLDEIYVGRGALKLKSFLEAMKFDLAGKNALDIGSSTGGFMQILLERGVKSVTGVDVGTDQLDASLRSDERVKIYEKTDIREFAKQDQDKFNLITCDVSFISLVEILPAIGDLASTNSLIITLFKPQFEVGVGVKRNKKGVVTDMKAINLAMKRFEVMANGLGFKMIACKECEVKGKEGNAEFFYAFNKR, encoded by the coding sequence TTGAGGTTTGATAACTATGTCGCAAGCGTTTTAAATATCAGTAGAAACAAGGCGAGCGAGCTAATTAAATCTGGCAAGGTGCTTTCAAACGGCGAAATTTGCACCAAGGTTTCAAGCGAGGTTAGTGAGGCTAAAATTTCGCTGCTTGATGAAATTTACGTTGGGCGAGGAGCTTTGAAGCTAAAGAGCTTTTTGGAGGCGATGAAATTTGACCTAGCTGGCAAAAATGCACTTGATATCGGCAGTTCAACTGGTGGCTTTATGCAAATTTTGCTTGAGCGTGGCGTAAAAAGCGTGACTGGTGTGGATGTGGGCACTGATCAGCTAGATGCCAGTCTAAGAAGCGATGAGCGAGTAAAAATTTATGAAAAGACCGATATAAGAGAGTTTGCCAAGCAAGATCAAGATAAATTTAATCTAATAACTTGCGATGTTAGCTTTATCTCGTTGGTTGAAATTTTGCCAGCCATAGGCGATTTAGCAAGCACAAATTCGCTCATTATCACGCTTTTTAAGCCACAATTTGAAGTGGGTGTTGGCGTAAAACGAAATAAAAAAGGCGTCGTCACTGATATGAAAGCTATAAATTTAGCAATGAAGAGGTTTGAAGTGATGGCTAATGGCTTAGGATTTAAAATGATAGCTTGCAAAGAGTGCGAAGTAAAAGGGAAAGAGGGAAATGCCGAATTTTTCTACGCTTTTAACAAAAGATAA